One part of the Aspergillus fumigatus Af293 chromosome 7, whole genome shotgun sequence genome encodes these proteins:
- a CDS encoding phosphatase PAP2 family protein, producing MGALGIILEPAAIVVIFTAGTLINRRNDIKFLETPCVETPLLEDEGCEILKPRRSSKGHTNIQTRILARFPFLIEIWYWLLTYWIYQGLRAISARAISDNEAIFETARRHAHQILSLEHFLHIDVELRVQRFVLNHAPWLKAVLARVYYSHIVLGVIFLVYGYTFFQREKYQGVRRTLALENVIAFIILTLWRCSPPRLLPEEYGFIDMLHDNDAGSAWTQNKFQLTIAAMPSLHFGNAFFLALCLLRYSSHWILRVVAPLWPMMMGVTIIATANHFVLDALVGVCVTLTAYRFNHAVLVLLPVERVLFKLLRIEKPQ from the exons ATGGGCGCGTTGGGAATTATTCTTGAGCCCGCCG CGATTGTGGTAATTTTCACCGCGGGTACCCTCATCAACCGTCGCAATGATATCAAGTTCTTGGAGACACCCTGCGTTGAGACACCGTTGCTTGAGGACGAAGGCTGCGAGATTCTAAAACCAAGGAGATCATCCAAGGGGCACACCAACATCCAAACACGAATTCTTGCCCGTTTCCCATTTCTTATAGAGATATGGTATTGGCTACTGACGTATTGG ATCTACCAAGGACTGCGCGCGATTTCTGCCCGAGCGATCAGCGACAACGAAGCCATTTTTGAGACGGCTAGACGCCATGCGCATCAGATCCTCAGCCTAGAACATTTCTTACATATAGATGTTGAACTACGGGTGCAACGATTCGTCCTCAATCACGCGCCTTGGTTAAAGGCTGTTCTCGCGAGAGTATATTACTCGCACATTGTATTGGgcgtcatcttcctcgtctaTGGGTATACCTTCTTTCAAAGGGAAAAATACCAAGGAGTCCGCCGCACTCTGGCTCTCGAAAATGTAATAGCATTTATAATCCTCACTCTTTGGCGATGTAGTCCGCCACGACTGCTGCCGGAGGAGTACGGCTTCATCGATATGCTGCATGACAACGATGCCGGATCCGCCTGGACACAAAACAAGTTCCAGCTTACAATTGCGGCAATGCCTTCGCTGCATTTTGGTAACGctttcttccttgctctgtGCTTGTTGCGATACAGCTCACACTGGATCCTTCGCGTGGTCGCGCCGCTCTGGCCCATGATGATGGGAGTGACAATTATCGCGACAGCAAACCACTTTGTTTTGGATGCCCTGGTCGGTGTTTGCGTGACCTTGACGGCATATAGATTCAATCATGCTGTGTTGGTTTTGTTGCCGGTGGAGCGGGTACTGTTCAAGTTGCTCCGCATTGAGAAGCCGCAATAA